A genomic window from Providencia alcalifaciens includes:
- a CDS encoding DUF987 family protein translates to MNIIRKSAAMKIHQQHLGSRLARYCRGKYKWVGNSEHYIGKEVPDCRGVLAVYVERRQDRDGPYACVMCVTLN, encoded by the coding sequence ATGAATATCATCCGTAAATCCGCAGCAATGAAGATCCATCAGCAACATTTAGGCTCTCGCCTTGCTCGTTATTGTAGGGGAAAGTATAAATGGGTTGGTAATAGCGAGCATTATATTGGTAAGGAGGTGCCAGATTGTCGTGGCGTGTTAGCTGTTTATGTTGAACGTCGCCAAGACAGAGATGGCCCTTATGCGTGTGTCATGTGTGTGACATTGAATTGA
- a CDS encoding JAB domain-containing protein, whose translation MESINTYTNTLTLLPNEQRTIKRALSILDKYLREPGIAFTSTQNVRDWLRLKMSALEREAFIVLYLNQQNQLISSETLFAGSISSTQVYPREVVKRALHFNAAAVIFAHNHPSGDITPSQADKSITQQLIKALQLIEVRVLDHLIIGGQQIFSFAEHGLV comes from the coding sequence ATGGAGAGTATCAATACTTATACGAATACCTTAACACTGCTTCCTAATGAACAACGTACTATCAAACGTGCGTTGAGCATACTGGATAAGTATCTGCGTGAACCGGGTATTGCTTTTACATCAACGCAAAATGTGAGGGATTGGTTACGGCTAAAAATGTCAGCATTAGAGCGTGAAGCGTTTATTGTGCTCTACTTGAATCAACAAAATCAGTTGATAAGCAGTGAAACCCTGTTTGCTGGCTCGATTAGCAGCACACAGGTTTATCCTCGTGAAGTCGTCAAACGAGCACTTCATTTTAATGCTGCTGCCGTTATCTTTGCACACAACCATCCGTCAGGCGATATCACGCCAAGCCAAGCGGATAAATCTATCACGCAACAATTAATAAAAGCATTGCAGCTAATTGAAGTTCGAGTACTTGACCATCTGATCATCGGTGGTCAGCAAATCTTCTCTTTCGCTGAGCATGGCTTAGTATGA